One window of Lathamus discolor isolate bLatDis1 chromosome 22, bLatDis1.hap1, whole genome shotgun sequence genomic DNA carries:
- the FGF17 gene encoding LOW QUALITY PROTEIN: fibroblast growth factor 17 (The sequence of the model RefSeq protein was modified relative to this genomic sequence to represent the inferred CDS: inserted 1 base in 1 codon) has product MPPRCRTPRGWRRGPGFSXLPHAPSPLLLRWCPALTRLCPRQPEEGGDRLRPGDAPAGREALRLADSVSCRARGASRSTMQPISLQNLSICFQLLMFSCQTQGHNQPSPNFNQYVRDQGAVSDQLSRRQVREYQLYSRTSGKHVQVTGKRITATAEDGNKFAKLIVETDTFGSRVRIKGAESKKYICMSKRGKLIGKPNGKSKDCIFTEIVLENNYTAFQNARYEGWFMAFTRRGRPRKASRSRQNQREAHFIKRLYRGQLPFPNAERQKQFEFVGSSSPMRRTRART; this is encoded by the exons ATGCCCCCGAGGTGTAGGACGCCCCGGGGCTGGAGGAGAGGACCCGGCTTTA TCCTGCCCCATGCTCCATCCCCGCTGCTGCTCCGCTGGTGCCCGGCGCTCACCCGGCTCTGTCCTCGGCAGCCGGAGGAAGGAGGGGACCGGCTGCGCCCTGGGGATGCGCCGGCGGGGAGGGAGGCTCTGAGGCTTGCGGACAGCGTTTCATGCCGTGCCCGGGGGGCTTCGAGGAGCACCATGCAGCCCATCAGCCTGCAGAACCTCTCCAT ATGTTTCCAGCTCCTCATGTTCTCCTGTCAGACGCAG GGGCACAATCAACCGTCTCCTAATTTTAACCAGTACGTGAGGGACCAGGGCGCCGTGAGCGACCAGCTGAGCCGCCGCCAGGTCAGGGAGTACCAGCTCTACAGCCGGACCAGCGGCAAGCACGTCCAGGTCACCGGCAAGCGCATCACCGCCACCGCCGAGGACGGCAACAAGTTTG ccaAGCTCATTGTGGAGACAGACACCTTCGGGAGCCGCGTCCGCATCAAGGGGGCCGAGAGCAAGAAGTACATCTGCATGAGCAAGCGGGGCAAGCTCATTGGGAAA CCTAACGGCAAGAGCAAGGACTGCATCTTCACGGAGATCGTGCTGGAGAACAACTACACGGCCTTCCAGAACGCGCGCTACGAGGGCTGGTTCATGGCCTTCACGCGCCGGGGCCGGCCGCGCAAGGCGTCCCGCAGCCGGCAGAACCAGCGCGAGGCTCATTTCATCAAGCGCCTCTACCGAGGGCAGTTGCCCTTCCCCAACGCCGAGCGCCAGAAGCAGTTCGAGTTCGTGGGCTCCTCCTCCCCCATGCGCCGCACCCGCGCCCGCACGTGA
- the PBDC1 gene encoding protein PBDC1 isoform X2 encodes MAAAGLGPGEAAAAAHALSLPAEAFGNDPRVELAWAMKAHQHAEIYFNLISSVDPKFLNLTKVDDQIYSEFRAAFRDLRVEVLDPEELKSEPAKEKWRPFCLRFQGLVEDFNYGTLLRLDCRGGYTEDNSIFATRIQFFAIEIARNREGWNSAVYSRAREPAAQEAASGL; translated from the exons ATGGCGGCGGCGGGACTG GGACCCGGCGAGGCCGCCGCAGCCGCTCACGCTCTGTCGCTGCCGGCCGAGGCCTTCGGCAATGAT CCCCGCGTGGAGCTGGCCTGGGCCATGAAGGCCCATCAGCACGCCGAGATCTACTTCAAC CTCATCTCCTCCGTCGACCCCAAGTTCCTGAACCTGACCAAGGTCGATGACCAAATCTACAGCGAGTTCAGGGCCGCCTTCAGGGACCTGAGAGTGGAGGTGCTGGACCCCGAGGAGCTGAAGTCGGAGCCTGCCaaggag AAGTGGCGCCCGTTCTGCCTGCGCTTCCAGGGGCTGGTGGAGGACTTCAACTACGGCACCTTGCTGCGCCTGGACTGCCGCGGCGGCTACACCGAGGACAACAGCATCTTCG CCACCAGGATCCAGTTCTTCGCCATCGAGATCGCCCGGAACAGGGAGGGATGGAACAGCGCTGTCTACAGCAGGGCCagggagccggcagctcagGAAGCGGCGTCGGG ACTGTAA
- the PBDC1 gene encoding protein PBDC1 isoform X1, with protein MAAAGLGPGEAAAAAHALSLPAEAFGNDPRVELAWAMKAHQHAEIYFNLISSVDPKFLNLTKVDDQIYSEFRAAFRDLRVEVLDPEELKSEPAKEKWRPFCLRFQGLVEDFNYGTLLRLDCRGGYTEDNSIFATRIQFFAIEIARNREGWNSAVYSRAREPAAQEAASGDSLCSAVGCALDQKALNELGFRVDHTDLECAVLDGT; from the exons ATGGCGGCGGCGGGACTG GGACCCGGCGAGGCCGCCGCAGCCGCTCACGCTCTGTCGCTGCCGGCCGAGGCCTTCGGCAATGAT CCCCGCGTGGAGCTGGCCTGGGCCATGAAGGCCCATCAGCACGCCGAGATCTACTTCAAC CTCATCTCCTCCGTCGACCCCAAGTTCCTGAACCTGACCAAGGTCGATGACCAAATCTACAGCGAGTTCAGGGCCGCCTTCAGGGACCTGAGAGTGGAGGTGCTGGACCCCGAGGAGCTGAAGTCGGAGCCTGCCaaggag AAGTGGCGCCCGTTCTGCCTGCGCTTCCAGGGGCTGGTGGAGGACTTCAACTACGGCACCTTGCTGCGCCTGGACTGCCGCGGCGGCTACACCGAGGACAACAGCATCTTCG CCACCAGGATCCAGTTCTTCGCCATCGAGATCGCCCGGAACAGGGAGGGATGGAACAGCGCTGTCTACAGCAGGGCCagggagccggcagctcagGAAGCGGCGTCGGG GGATTCCCTGTGCTCGGCTGTGGGATGTGCCCTGGACCAGAAAGCGCTGAATGAGCTGGGATTTCGGGTGGATCACACGGACCTGGAATGCGCTGTGCTGGATGGGACCTGa
- the XPO7 gene encoding exportin-7 codes for MRCAFCGEAGRGGRGVPGPAEAEGAEHEWSKMADHVQSLAQLENLCKQLYETTDTATRLQAEKALVEFTNSPDCLSKCQLLLERGSSSYSQLLAATCLTKLVSRTNNPLPLEQRIDIRNYVLNYLATRPKLATFVTQALIQLYARITKLGWFDCQKDEYVFRNVITDVTRFLQDSVEHCIIGVTILSQLTNEINQVSATAFLSEADTTHPLTKHRKIASSFRDSSLFDIFTLSCNLLKQASGKNLNLNDESQHGLLMQLLKLTHNCLNFDFIGTSTDESSDDLCTVQIPTSWRSAFLDSSTLQLFFDLYHSIPPSFSPLVLSCLVQIASVRRSLFNNAERAKFLSHLVDGVKRILENPQSLSDPNNYHEFCRLLARLKSNYQLGELVKVENYPEVIRLIANFTVTSLQHWEFAPNSVHYLLSLWQRLAASVPYVKATEPHMLETYTPEVTKAYITSRLESVHIILRDGLEDPLDDTGLVQQQLDQLSTIGRCEYEKTCALLVQLFDQSAQSYQELLQSATASPMDVAVQEGRLTWLVYIIGAVIGGRVSFASTDEQDAMDGELVCRVLQLMNLTDSRLAQAGNEKLELAMLSFFEQFRKIYIGDQVQKSSKLYRRLSEVLGLNDETMVLSVFIGKIITNLKYWGRCEPITSKTLQLLNDLSIGYSSVRKLVKLSAVQFMLNNHTSEHFSFLGINNQSNLTDMRCRTTFYTALGRLLMVDLGEDEDQYEQFMLPLTAAFETVAQMFSTNTFNEQEAKRTLVGLVRDLRGIAFAFNAKTSFMMLFEWIYPSYMPILQRAIELWYHDPACTTPVLKLMAELVHNRSQRLQFDVSSPNGILLFRETSKMITTYGNRILTLGEVPKDQVYALKLKGISICFSMLKAALSGSYVNFGVFRLYGDDALDNALQTFIKLLLSIPHSDLLDYPKLSQSYYSLLEVLTQDHMNFIASLEPHVIMYILSSISEGLTALDTMVCTGCCSCLDHIVTYLFKQLSRSTKKRSTPLTQESDRFLHIMQQHPEMIQQMLSTVLNIIIFEDCRNQWSMSRPLLGLILLNEKYFSDLRNSIVNSQPPEKQQAMHLCFENLMEGIERNLLTKNRDRFTQNLSAFRREVNDSMKNSTYGVNSNDMMS; via the exons AGCCTAGCCCAGCTAGAGAACCTGTGCAAGCAGCTCTATGAGACCACAGACACTGCGACACGGCTGCAGGCAGAGAAAGCCCTGGTTGAGTTCACCAACAGCCCTGACTGCCTGAGCAAGTGCCAGCTGCTTCTAGAAAGAGGGAGT TCATCCTActcccagctgctggcagctACCTGCCTTACCAAGCTCGTGTCACGCACAAACAACCCCTTACCATTGGAACAGCGAATAGATATCC GGAACTATGTGCTCAACTACCTTGCCACGAGGCCAAAGCTGGCAACGTTTGTCACGCAAGCACTAATCCAGTTGTATGCCAGGATCACAAAGTTGGGCTGGTTTGACTGTCAGAAGGATGAATATGTCTTCAGGAACGTGATCACAGATGTCACAAGGTTTTTACAG GATAGTGTAGAGCACTGCATCATAGGAGTGACAATCCTGTCCCAACTAACTAATGAAATTAATCAAGTAAGTGCTACAGCCTTCCTCAGTGAA GCGGATACTACTCATCCACTGACCAAGCACAGGAAAATAGCCTCTTCCTTCCGTGATTCATCTTTGTTCGATATTTTCACACTGTCATGCAATTTACTGAAACAG GCTTCTGGGAAGAACCTGAACCTGAATGATGAGAGCCAGCATGGGCTGCTCATGCAGCTGCTTAAGCTCACACACAACTGCCTGAACTTTGATTTCATTGGCACATCAACAGATGAGTCCTCAGATGATCTTTGCACTGTGCAGATCCCAACCAGTTGGAGATCAG CATTCTTGGATTCTTCAACCCTTCAGTTGTTTTTTGATCTTTATCATTCCATCCCTCCTTCGTTTTCTCCTCTG GTCTTGTCCTGCCTGGTGCAGATAGCCTCCGTGCGCAGATCCCTCTTCAACAATGCAGAGAGAGCAAAGTTCTTATCTCATCTCGTGGATGGAGTTAAACGAATACTGGAAAACCCCCAG AGTTTGTCAGACCCAAACAACTACCATGAGTTCTGCCGGTTGCTGGCCCGGTTGAAAAGCAACTACCAGCTGGGAGAGCTGGTGAAGGTGGAGAACTACCCCGAGGTCATCCGACTCATTGCCAACTTCACCGTGACCAGCCTGCAG cactgggagtTCGCCCCGAACAGTGTTCACTATCTGCTGAGCCTGTGGCAGCGCCTGGCTGCATCAGTGCCCTATGTTAAAGCCACAGAGCCTCACATGCTGGAAACTTATACCCCAGAAGTCACAAAAGCTTACATCACATCCAGGCTGGAGTCTGTGCACATCATCCTGAG GGATGGTTTGGAGGATCCTCTGGATGATACTGGCCTTGTACAGCAGCAGCTAGATCAGCTGTCCACCATTGGCCGGTGTGAGTACGAGAAGACCTGCGCTCTGCTCGTGCAGCTCTTTGACCAGTCAGCCCAGTCctaccaggagctgctgcagagtgcCACCGCCAGCCCCATGGATGTTGCTGTACAAGAAG GGCGCCTGACGTGGCTCGTCTATATCATCGGGGCAGTGATTGGTGGCAGGGTCTCCTTCGCCAGCACGGATGAGCAGGATGCGATGGATGGCGAGTTGGTCTGTCG ggTGCTGCAGCTGATGAACTTGACGGACTCTCgcctggcacaggcagggaatgAGAAGCTGGAGCTTGCCATGCTGAGCTTCTTTGAGCAGTTCCGCAAGATCTACATTGGAGATCAGGTGCAGAAGTCTTCCAAG CTCTACCGCCGCCTCTCAGAGGTCCTGGGGCTGAATGATGAGACCATGGTCCTGAGCGTCTTCATAGGAAAAAT CATCACCAACTTGAAGTACTGGGGTCGGTGCGAGCCCATCACCTCcaagacactgcagctgctcaaTGACCTCTCCATTGG GTACAGCAGTGTTAGAAAGCTGGTGAAGCTGAGCGCCGTACAGTTCATGCTGAACAATCACACG AGTGAGCACTTTTCCTTCCTGGGTATTAACAATCAGTCCAACCTGACTGACATGAGGTGTCGGACTACGTTCTACACTGCACTTGGGCGTCTTCTCATGGTGGATTTAG ggGAAGATGAAGATCAGTATGAGCAGTTCATGCTTCCCCTCACTGCTGCCTTTGAGACCGTGGCACAGATGTTCAGTACAAATACCTTCAATGAACAAGAGGCAAAA AGAACTTTGGTTGGCTTGGTGAGAGACTTGAGGGGAATAGCCTTTGCCTTCAATGCCAAGACCAGCTTCATGATGTTGTTTGAGTGGAT TTACCCATCCTACATGCCAATCCTGCAGCGGGCCATTGAGCTCTGGTACCATGACCCTGCCTGCACTACACCCGTCCTCAAACTGATGGCTGAGCTGGTACATAATAG ATCCCAACGGCTGCAGTTTGATGTATCCTCACCCAATGGCATCCTGCTCTTCCGAGAAACGAGTAAAATGATAACTACATATG GAAATCGTATCCTAACGCTTGGGGAGGTCCCAAAGGATCAAGTCTATGCCTTGAAGCTCAAGGGGATTTCCATCTGCTTCTCTATGCTGAAGGCTGCACTGAGCGGGAGCTACGTCAACTTTGGGGTCTTCCGTCTGTACGGGGATGATGCACTGGACAATGCCTTGCAAACTTTTATCAAGCTTCTGCTTTCCATCCCTCACAGTGACCTCCTG GATTATCCCAAGCTCAGCCAGTCATACTATTCTTTGCTGGAAGTTCTTACCCAGGACCACATGAACTTTATAGCCAGTCTGGAGCCTCATGTGATCATGTACATTCTCTCTTCCATTTCAGAAGGTCTCACTGCACTAG ACACCATGGTTtgcacaggctgctgctcctgtttgGACCACATTGTCACCTATCTCTTCAAGCAACTCTCTCGCAGCACCAAGAAGAGGAGCACACCTCTGACCCAGGAGAGCGACCGCTTCCTGCACATcatgcagcagcacccagagaTGATTCAGCAG ATGCTGTCAACAGTGCTGAACATCATCATCTTTGAGGACTGCAGGAACCAGTGGTCAATGTCGCGGCCTCTGCTTGGCTTGATACTGCTCAATGAGAAG TATTTCTCGGACTTGAGGAACAGCATAGTGAACAGCCAGCCCCCGGAGAAGCAGCAGGCGATGCACCTCTGCTTTGAGAACCTCATGGAGGGCATCGAACGCAACCTCCTGACCAAGAACAGGGACAG GTTCACACAAAACCTGTCGGCGTTCAGGCGGGAGGTGAACGACTCCATGAAGAACTCCACCTACGGCGTCAACAGCAACGACATGATGAGCTGA